AACGCTCTCAGGCCTTGCGATTGAGGCTGTCGCGGATCTCGCGCAGCAGCTGAATGTCTTCGGGCGTAGTGGGTGCTTGCTCCGGTGCGGGCGGTGCCTCGCGCTTGAGGCGGTTGATCTGTTTGACCATCATGAAAATGATGAAGGCCAGAATCACGAAGTTCACCGCAACCGTGATGAAGTTGCCATAGGCAAAGACGGGAATGCCGGCTTTTTTCAGTGCATCCAGAGTGCGTGGAACTCCTTCGGGCATGGTGCCCAGAACGACGAACAGGTTGGAAAAATCCAGCTTGCCAAAGAACAGGCCCACCAGAGGCATGATGAGGTCGTTGACCACGGAATCAACGATTTTCCCGAACGCGCCGCCGATGATCACGCCCACGGCAAGATCCATGACGTTTCCCTTGATTGCGAACTCGCGGAATTCTTGCATCATGCCCATAAGCAGTTCCAGTCACTAAGAGTTTGAGATAGCGCAGTATTGCGTGACTTTGGCGGTTGTCAACGTCGGACTGGGGCTGGAATAACCATAACCCCACCGCTAGAATTTGCAGTTGACCCCAAATCAAGCGATGTACTTCGAGGAAATCCATGAGTGACTCTCCAGTCGACTCCAGCAAGCGCACGTGGATCATCACGTCAGCATGTGCTGGTGCCGTGGGCGGTGTGGCAACGGCCGTCCCTTTTGTGAGCTCCTTCCAGCCTTCTGAAAAAGCCAAAGCAGCAGGTGCTGCGGTAGAGGTGGATATCTCCAATCTCAAGAATGGTGAGAAGCTCACCGTCGAATGGCGCGGCAAGCCGGTGTGGATCATCAAGCGCACACCCGAGCAGCTCAAGGACTTGCCCGGCCTCGATGGCGAACTGGCAGACCCGACCTCGGCGCGTCATCCCGAAGAGTTCACTCCTCCCTATGCACGCAATGAAGCGCGCTCCATCAAGCCTGAAATTCTGGTGGTCGTGGGTATCTGCACGCATCTGGGCTGCTCTCCCACCGACAAGTTCGTCGCCGGGCCTCAGCCTTCGCTGCCTGCAGACTGGAAGGGCGGCTTCCTGTGCCCATGCCATGGCTCCACTTTTGACATGGCCGGCCGGGTGTTCAAGAACAAGCCAGCGCCGGACAACCTGCAAGTGCCGCCACATATGTATCTGTCCGACACCAAGCTGCTGATTGGTGAAGACACCAAGGCAGCCTGAGGGAGAGAAGAACAATGGCCCACGAATTCAAGCAAATCGACCCGAACTCCACGACCGGAGCGAAGGCCATGAACTGGCTGGAGAACC
This region of Comamonas thiooxydans genomic DNA includes:
- the mscL gene encoding large conductance mechanosensitive channel protein MscL, encoding MGMMQEFREFAIKGNVMDLAVGVIIGGAFGKIVDSVVNDLIMPLVGLFFGKLDFSNLFVVLGTMPEGVPRTLDALKKAGIPVFAYGNFITVAVNFVILAFIIFMMVKQINRLKREAPPAPEQAPTTPEDIQLLREIRDSLNRKA
- the petA gene encoding ubiquinol-cytochrome c reductase iron-sulfur subunit — its product is MSDSPVDSSKRTWIITSACAGAVGGVATAVPFVSSFQPSEKAKAAGAAVEVDISNLKNGEKLTVEWRGKPVWIIKRTPEQLKDLPGLDGELADPTSARHPEEFTPPYARNEARSIKPEILVVVGICTHLGCSPTDKFVAGPQPSLPADWKGGFLCPCHGSTFDMAGRVFKNKPAPDNLQVPPHMYLSDTKLLIGEDTKAA